Proteins encoded within one genomic window of Streptomyces sp. NBC_01314:
- a CDS encoding IS701 family transposase, translating to MTARRPCPPAPGPLEDYAAQFDDLFFSLAQRRGFREYLTGLLAPRERNKTITCLAGAEPVAGAGKPGVQRLQFFLSESPWEAEQINDRRLELLRKEPATAPHDGGIIVIDDSGDRKAGTATANVGRQWLGRYGKTDNGIVTVTTVWTDGRVYYPLHTHPYTPAHHFPRGRSDPAFRTKPQLAAALAARGKEAGFSCRAVVADCAYSVSDDWYLALREAGLAYVVALKPHRGTWAPADQPHTPIEAAHALTWRDARHPGDWTPVERHFRDGHTETWWAADARLGGYGPDSPCRLVVATTDPAALPEKATWYLATNLPHPDAPHHAAGPHPPADLAEIVRLYGLRPWIEQSYKQIKDELGWADFQVRSDRAIRRHQTLVNCAFSFCWDQWFTPPGPLDATAPDPCPDEGPERGTNRTPPTPTALLAQGITFGPLLAHPRHHPHPMVASMDGHGPTPRPPGPNRRGHHRTRY from the coding sequence ATGACTGCCCGCCGTCCGTGTCCGCCTGCGCCGGGGCCGCTGGAGGACTACGCGGCCCAGTTCGACGACCTCTTCTTCAGCCTGGCCCAGCGGCGAGGATTTCGCGAGTATCTGACCGGGCTGCTGGCGCCGCGAGAGCGGAACAAGACGATCACCTGCCTGGCCGGGGCGGAGCCAGTGGCCGGTGCGGGGAAGCCAGGGGTACAGCGGCTGCAGTTCTTCCTGTCCGAGTCGCCCTGGGAGGCCGAACAGATCAACGACCGGAGGCTTGAACTGCTGCGCAAGGAACCGGCGACCGCTCCGCACGACGGCGGGATCATCGTGATCGACGACTCCGGGGACCGCAAGGCCGGCACCGCGACCGCGAATGTGGGCCGGCAGTGGCTGGGCCGGTACGGCAAGACCGACAACGGCATCGTCACGGTGACCACGGTATGGACCGACGGCCGCGTCTACTACCCGCTGCACACGCACCCCTACACCCCTGCCCACCACTTCCCCCGCGGCCGGTCCGACCCGGCCTTCCGCACGAAACCGCAGCTGGCCGCCGCCCTCGCGGCCCGCGGGAAGGAGGCGGGCTTTTCCTGCCGGGCGGTGGTCGCCGACTGCGCCTACTCCGTCAGCGACGACTGGTATCTCGCACTGCGCGAGGCCGGCCTGGCCTACGTGGTCGCGCTCAAGCCGCACCGCGGCACCTGGGCCCCGGCCGACCAGCCGCACACCCCCATCGAGGCCGCGCACGCCCTGACCTGGCGCGATGCCAGACATCCAGGCGACTGGACGCCCGTGGAGCGTCACTTCCGCGACGGGCACACCGAGACTTGGTGGGCCGCCGATGCCCGACTGGGCGGCTACGGTCCCGACTCGCCCTGCCGTCTGGTCGTGGCCACCACCGACCCGGCCGCCCTGCCGGAGAAGGCCACCTGGTATCTGGCCACCAACCTGCCCCACCCCGACGCACCCCACCACGCCGCCGGCCCGCACCCGCCCGCCGACCTCGCCGAGATCGTCCGACTCTACGGACTGCGGCCCTGGATCGAGCAGAGCTACAAGCAGATCAAGGACGAACTCGGCTGGGCCGACTTCCAAGTCCGCTCCGACCGCGCCATCCGCCGCCACCAGACCCTGGTCAACTGCGCCTTCTCCTTCTGCTGGGACCAGTGGTTCACCCCACCCGGACCCCTGGATGCCACCGCGCCGGACCCCTGCCCCGACGAGGGGCCAGAGAGGGGGACCAACCGAACCCCACCCACCCCAACTGCCCTGCTGGCCCAAGGCATTACGTTCGGTCCGCTCCTGGCTCACCCCCGCCATCACCCTCACCCGATGGTGGCAAGCATGGACGGACACGGACCCACCCCCCGACCTCCAGGCCCTAATCGACGCGGTCACCACCGGACACGGTATTGA
- a CDS encoding fumarylacetoacetate hydrolase family protein — protein MKLATIRIHDATRAVRIDGDTAVDLGESDLVHFLRHVDWPARATAADGERYEGPLDYAPVVVAPEKVVCVGLNYRHHIMEMGRELPQHPTLFSKYARALVGAYDDVILPASSTQVDWEAELAVVIGAEVRHADPEQARAAIAGYTVLNDVTARDWQFRTPQWHQGKTFEATTPVGPWLVTADDPAVAARGLSLACEVDGDTVQKADTGDLVFDPATLVAYVSGIVTLAPGDVIATGTPGGVGHACNQARYL, from the coding sequence GTGAAGCTGGCCACCATCCGGATCCACGACGCCACCCGCGCCGTCCGCATCGACGGGGACACGGCGGTGGACCTGGGCGAGAGCGACCTGGTGCACTTCCTCCGCCACGTCGACTGGCCCGCACGGGCCACGGCCGCCGACGGCGAACGGTACGAAGGCCCCCTGGACTACGCCCCGGTGGTTGTCGCGCCGGAGAAGGTCGTCTGTGTCGGCCTCAACTACCGCCACCACATCATGGAGATGGGCCGCGAGCTGCCCCAGCACCCCACGCTGTTCTCCAAGTACGCGCGGGCGCTGGTCGGCGCGTACGACGACGTGATCCTGCCCGCCTCGTCCACGCAAGTGGACTGGGAGGCCGAACTCGCCGTCGTCATCGGGGCGGAAGTCCGGCACGCGGATCCGGAGCAGGCACGCGCCGCGATCGCCGGATACACGGTGCTCAATGACGTCACCGCCCGGGACTGGCAGTTCCGCACGCCGCAATGGCACCAGGGCAAGACCTTCGAGGCCACGACGCCCGTCGGGCCGTGGCTGGTGACCGCCGACGACCCCGCGGTGGCCGCGCGGGGCCTGAGCCTGGCCTGCGAGGTCGACGGCGACACGGTTCAGAAGGCCGACACGGGCGACCTCGTCTTCGATCCGGCCACACTCGTCGCGTACGTGTCCGGGATCGTCACGCTCGCTCCCGGCGACGTGATCGCCACCGGCACCCCGGGCGGGGTCGGGCACGCATGCAACCAGGCCCGCTATCTGTAG
- a CDS encoding 2,4'-dihydroxyacetophenone dioxygenase family protein — MPDMPAEEFWKNLKPIENSSRPDALPEVYLPKVATDDDRYYVPFTDTVSSRPLWINVKDNSWADILRAKEAGLVNRHYHPHEVFAYTISGKWGYLERPWTATAGDFVYEAPGEGHTLVAYDSDEPMKAFFIVKGPLIWLDENGEPDGFFDVHDYIKMCREHYEQVGLGADYVNSLFR, encoded by the coding sequence ATGCCCGACATGCCCGCCGAAGAGTTCTGGAAAAACCTCAAGCCGATCGAGAACTCCTCCCGCCCCGACGCCCTCCCCGAGGTCTACCTGCCCAAGGTGGCCACGGACGACGACCGCTACTACGTGCCGTTCACCGACACGGTCAGCTCCCGCCCGCTGTGGATCAATGTCAAGGACAACAGCTGGGCCGACATCCTGAGGGCCAAGGAAGCCGGGCTGGTCAACCGGCACTACCACCCGCACGAGGTGTTCGCGTACACGATCTCCGGCAAGTGGGGCTACCTGGAGCGGCCCTGGACGGCGACCGCCGGCGACTTCGTCTACGAGGCCCCGGGCGAGGGACACACGCTGGTCGCCTACGACAGCGACGAGCCGATGAAGGCGTTCTTCATCGTCAAGGGCCCGCTCATCTGGCTCGACGAGAACGGCGAGCCCGACGGCTTCTTCGACGTGCACGACTACATCAAGATGTGCCGCGAGCACTACGAACAGGTCGGGCTCGGCGCCGACTACGTCAACTCCCTGTTCCGCTGA
- a CDS encoding 2,3-butanediol dehydrogenase produces MKAAVWYGARDVRVEDVPVTPPGPAEVTIKVAYCGICGSDLHEYTDGPHAIPVGQPHPESGVAAPIILGHEFCGTVTEVGGGVTAVVPGDRVAVEPHYRCGSCPRCLAGEYNICRHFGFAGLMGHGGLAEHATVPAYMLHRLPESVSLEQAAVFEPAAVALHAVRRAGIRPGETVAVLGLGPIGLLVTQLAARCGAGRIVVADRSPGRRELALRLGAAEAGADLTDVVGGEGADIVFEAVGSEGTLRACLAATRRGGRVMFLGLTGTVSLDAFALVNNEQTIMTSVGYRDAYPELVRLVAEEGVDLAGIVTSTISLEHVVRDGFEALLHGEEQVKVLVRPRERRP; encoded by the coding sequence ATGAAGGCGGCCGTCTGGTACGGGGCCAGGGATGTCCGCGTGGAGGACGTGCCGGTGACGCCGCCCGGGCCCGCAGAGGTGACGATCAAGGTCGCCTACTGCGGGATCTGCGGCAGTGACCTGCACGAGTACACGGACGGGCCGCATGCCATCCCCGTGGGCCAACCGCACCCGGAGTCCGGCGTGGCCGCTCCGATCATTCTGGGGCACGAGTTCTGCGGCACCGTCACCGAGGTGGGTGGCGGTGTCACCGCAGTCGTCCCGGGGGACCGAGTTGCGGTGGAGCCGCATTACCGGTGCGGCAGTTGCCCGCGGTGCCTCGCGGGGGAGTACAACATCTGCCGGCACTTCGGGTTCGCCGGGCTCATGGGTCACGGCGGGCTGGCCGAACACGCCACCGTACCCGCGTACATGCTGCACAGGCTGCCCGAGTCGGTCTCTCTGGAGCAGGCGGCGGTGTTCGAGCCGGCCGCCGTGGCACTGCACGCGGTACGGCGGGCCGGGATCCGCCCCGGTGAGACCGTCGCCGTCCTCGGCCTGGGCCCGATCGGGCTGCTCGTGACCCAGCTGGCGGCCCGATGCGGCGCCGGGCGCATCGTCGTCGCCGACCGGTCCCCGGGCCGCCGTGAGCTGGCGTTGCGCCTGGGAGCCGCCGAGGCCGGCGCGGACCTCACGGACGTGGTCGGCGGCGAGGGAGCGGACATCGTGTTCGAAGCGGTCGGCTCGGAAGGCACGCTGCGCGCCTGCCTGGCCGCCACCCGGCGCGGCGGGCGGGTGATGTTCCTCGGCCTGACCGGCACGGTCTCCCTGGACGCCTTCGCCCTGGTCAACAACGAACAGACGATCATGACGAGCGTGGGATACCGCGACGCCTATCCCGAGCTGGTCCGCCTGGTGGCCGAGGAGGGCGTGGACCTGGCGGGGATCGTCACGTCCACCATTTCCCTGGAGCACGTCGTACGAGACGGGTTCGAGGCGCTGCTGCACGGCGAGGAGCAGGTCAAAGTGCTGGTACGACCCAGGGAGCGGCGTCCGTGA
- a CDS encoding SDR family NAD(P)-dependent oxidoreductase, with the protein MSGESARQRASASGESAVQRASVSGEFAGRRAFVTGGTSGIGAATAVLLAELGADVTALGLPPADPAELPDHPRVHVVEHDVLDRPGLAGLLSGNQPLDVLVNCAGVSHDRGEYDLVRWQRVIDINLTATMVACQAARPALAVSGGAIVNISSMFSFFGSRDRPAYSASKGGVSQLTKSLAAEYAADGIRVNAVAPGFVVTPLARGVLDDPEATAQVLARVPAGRLGQPHEVASVVVFLCSAAASYVSGAVVPVDGGYLAV; encoded by the coding sequence GTGAGCGGCGAGTCGGCGAGGCAGCGGGCATCCGCGAGCGGTGAGTCGGCGGTACAGCGGGCGTCCGTGAGCGGCGAGTTCGCGGGGCGGCGGGCGTTCGTGACCGGTGGGACATCGGGGATCGGCGCGGCCACCGCCGTTCTCCTTGCCGAGCTGGGCGCCGACGTGACCGCGCTCGGCCTGCCACCTGCCGACCCGGCCGAACTGCCCGACCACCCCCGCGTCCACGTCGTGGAGCACGACGTGCTGGATCGCCCCGGGCTGGCCGGTCTGCTCTCCGGCAACCAGCCGCTGGACGTCCTGGTGAACTGCGCGGGTGTCAGCCACGACCGCGGGGAGTACGACCTCGTCCGCTGGCAGCGGGTCATCGACATCAACCTCACCGCCACCATGGTCGCCTGCCAGGCCGCCCGCCCGGCCCTGGCCGTGAGCGGCGGCGCCATCGTGAACATCTCGTCCATGTTCTCCTTCTTCGGCAGCAGGGACCGGCCCGCCTACAGCGCGAGCAAGGGCGGCGTGTCCCAGCTCACGAAGTCCCTGGCCGCCGAGTACGCCGCCGACGGCATCCGGGTCAACGCCGTAGCACCCGGCTTCGTGGTCACCCCGCTGGCCCGGGGGGTGCTCGACGATCCCGAGGCCACGGCCCAGGTGCTGGCCCGCGTCCCGGCCGGACGCCTCGGGCAGCCGCACGAGGTCGCCTCGGTGGTGGTGTTCCTGTGCTCGGCGGCGGCCTCGTACGTCAGCGGCGCGGTCGTCCCCGTGGACGGGGGCTACCTGGCCGTGTGA
- a CDS encoding helix-turn-helix domain-containing protein: MSALSVISRATTEHIEPAERIHYWEDYNRRALVGLSCTSYSEQGLLAGQTNIELGALRLAEITGNAHAIERSPQTVRSAPKDSVFATLLLKGEAVFLHENGCLAATAGELCVYDTRRPYLFGFSSSMRQILVDVPRDLFAQACAGNGLPGPMLFGRGTAREGALVTALSSLLGRVAALRGGPDDFADAEESVLDLLGQLADERTGGRTVRDAYRSQFIVAEDYMDRHLHDPGLGAAQVAGVMGISVRHLGRIFESTGRSPARHITERRLVGAHRELTGPGGRETRIADVAHRWGFSSQAHFARLFRSRFDLTPSEARTEATTSMPPSSTSSS; this comes from the coding sequence ATGTCAGCCCTCTCCGTGATCTCCCGGGCCACCACCGAGCACATCGAACCCGCCGAGCGCATCCACTACTGGGAGGACTACAACCGCCGGGCGCTGGTGGGCCTGTCCTGCACCTCCTATTCCGAGCAGGGCCTGCTGGCCGGCCAGACCAACATCGAGCTGGGCGCTCTGCGCCTCGCCGAGATCACCGGCAACGCCCACGCCATCGAGCGCAGCCCGCAGACGGTCAGGTCGGCGCCCAAGGACTCGGTGTTCGCGACCCTGCTGCTCAAGGGGGAGGCGGTGTTCCTGCACGAGAACGGCTGCCTCGCGGCCACGGCGGGCGAGCTGTGCGTCTACGACACGCGCAGGCCCTATCTGTTCGGGTTCTCCTCCTCCATGCGGCAGATCCTGGTGGACGTGCCGCGTGACCTGTTCGCGCAGGCGTGCGCGGGAAACGGGTTGCCCGGGCCGATGCTGTTCGGGCGGGGCACCGCGCGGGAGGGCGCGCTCGTGACCGCGCTGAGCTCCCTGCTCGGCAGGGTCGCCGCGTTGCGTGGCGGCCCGGACGACTTCGCCGACGCCGAGGAGAGCGTGCTCGACCTGCTCGGGCAACTCGCCGACGAGCGCACGGGAGGGCGGACGGTGCGCGACGCCTACCGTTCGCAGTTCATCGTGGCGGAGGACTACATGGACCGGCATCTCCACGACCCCGGTCTCGGGGCCGCCCAGGTGGCCGGCGTCATGGGCATCTCGGTACGGCACCTGGGGCGGATCTTCGAATCGACCGGCAGGTCTCCGGCACGGCACATCACGGAACGGCGCCTGGTCGGGGCGCACCGGGAACTCACCGGGCCCGGGGGGCGGGAGACCAGGATCGCCGACGTCGCGCACCGCTGGGGGTTCTCCAGCCAGGCCCACTTCGCCCGACTCTTCCGCTCCAGGTTCGACCTCACCCCGAGCGAGGCCCGCACGGAAGCGACGACGTCGATGCCCCCGAGCAGCACCTCATCGTCTTGA
- a CDS encoding prohibitin family protein, with product MLSAAGGVLAGVFACVHVVSAYEVGVPVTFGKVGTPLTSGIQFKSPFTDVTSFSTRPVDLNLYDKDVVEVRSSQGGVLYADVTIKWAVVPTKAVALYRLAGSEEAVQERLVLPDSREIIRNVFAKHTSEEGYASAREQIGSQIEDLIKERLAPRGIDVTAVNLRNVKPSDTLQDQIDKKIQQEQATERSEEGQRTAKAEAERKRIESEGIAAANKIIEKSLSDKVLYNQCLEAYKEAAKANPVYAVPCGTDSGGTPVIVDSSKN from the coding sequence GTGCTCAGCGCTGCGGGGGGTGTGCTGGCCGGTGTGTTCGCCTGCGTCCATGTGGTGAGCGCATATGAGGTCGGCGTGCCGGTGACCTTCGGCAAGGTCGGCACGCCGCTGACCTCCGGCATCCAGTTCAAGTCGCCGTTCACCGACGTCACGTCCTTCTCCACCCGGCCGGTGGACCTCAACCTCTACGACAAGGACGTGGTCGAGGTCCGCTCCTCGCAGGGCGGGGTGTTGTACGCGGACGTCACCATCAAGTGGGCGGTGGTGCCGACGAAGGCGGTGGCGCTGTACCGGCTGGCGGGCAGTGAGGAGGCCGTCCAGGAGCGGCTGGTGCTGCCGGACAGCCGCGAGATCATCCGCAATGTTTTCGCGAAGCACACCAGTGAGGAGGGCTACGCCTCCGCCCGCGAGCAGATCGGCTCGCAGATCGAGGACCTCATCAAGGAGCGCCTGGCGCCGCGCGGGATCGATGTCACCGCCGTCAATCTGCGCAATGTGAAGCCGTCGGACACGCTGCAGGATCAGATCGACAAGAAGATCCAGCAGGAGCAGGCCACCGAGCGGTCCGAGGAAGGGCAGCGTACGGCGAAGGCGGAGGCGGAGCGCAAGCGGATCGAGTCCGAGGGCATCGCCGCCGCCAACAAGATCATCGAGAAGTCGCTGAGCGACAAGGTCCTGTACAACCAGTGCCTGGAGGCCTACAAGGAGGCCGCGAAGGCCAACCCGGTGTACGCGGTGCCGTGCGGCACGGACTCGGGCGGCACGCCGGTCATCGTGGACAGCAGCAAGAACTAG
- a CDS encoding pectinesterase family protein, with the protein MNPAPPRTAPCAATPRWSTPSGRRSAPAGSPPRAPPRPPPGPPIDVTDPLGVLQYIAVDLFAEAMPYVVRVFIRRSDTYVLGWRAGRVTALNTIAWGTFYNLYRNTATTTYAPLPGSTVATTSTRYDGLENYNDLLNQGANRLGMGINPSSLSNAVRILNDATDLAVSVVAPAILQIIVALAEGARLRQQARETATAFRNGQTFFVTQTHMAFQNGWGTLSKAVLTAVAAGSAALLAPVEIAGIVIVGVAMAANYLMLAHHSGVQSQGRRLAAGSLLHVSLDGDGDYWTVQAAIDAVPDGGTNTITISKGVYHEVISVPASKSWLTIQGVGGAADVVIYNTRAHGMLNPATGAKYGTQGSAVATFRPPNLTVENLTISNTFDSAAHPEIDPYETQAVAIAAMGDRQTYSNVNIYGRQDTLYVKGETPTTQARQYFVNCYIRGTVDFVFGNATAVIDRSKLQMIKWPGGTLLAPSTDYRKKYGILITDSEVITTDASPRTMHLGRPWHNTPDAWPQAVVRNTMVWPHVDSLNPWVDMMPDYPWEWARLKEYNNSSYGAGVGANAPKLTATEAADYTAQKYLAGTDGWNPVR; encoded by the coding sequence GTGAACCCGGCACCGCCGCGGACGGCGCCATGCGCGGCTACGCCGCGATGGTCAACGCCATCAGGGCGGCGGTCAGCTCCGGCAGGATCCCCGCCGCGGGCACCTCCACGGCCCCCCCCCGGCCCCCCGATCGACGTCACCGACCCGCTCGGGGTCCTCCAGTACATCGCCGTCGACCTGTTCGCCGAGGCCATGCCGTATGTCGTCCGGGTGTTCATTCGCCGGTCGGACACCTACGTCCTGGGATGGCGGGCTGGCAGGGTGACCGCTCTCAATACTATTGCCTGGGGCACCTTCTACAACCTGTATCGCAACACGGCGACAACAACCTATGCTCCGCTGCCGGGGTCCACTGTCGCGACCACGAGCACGCGGTACGACGGGCTGGAGAATTACAACGACCTGCTGAATCAGGGCGCCAACCGCCTTGGCATGGGCATCAATCCCTCCAGCCTCAGCAACGCCGTGCGAATCCTCAACGACGCTACCGACCTTGCGGTCAGTGTCGTCGCGCCGGCAATCCTTCAGATAATCGTGGCACTCGCCGAAGGCGCTCGGTTGCGGCAGCAAGCGAGAGAGACCGCGACCGCGTTCCGCAACGGCCAGACGTTCTTCGTCACCCAGACACACATGGCGTTCCAGAACGGTTGGGGTACGCTCAGCAAGGCGGTCTTGACGGCGGTGGCGGCAGGCAGCGCCGCCTTGCTGGCTCCTGTCGAGATCGCCGGCATCGTCATCGTGGGCGTGGCGATGGCCGCGAACTATCTCATGTTGGCCCACCACTCGGGCGTTCAGTCCCAGGGCAGGCGTCTTGCCGCGGGCTCCCTGCTGCACGTCTCGCTCGACGGCGACGGCGACTACTGGACCGTGCAGGCCGCGATCGACGCCGTTCCCGACGGGGGCACCAACACCATCACCATCAGCAAGGGCGTCTACCACGAGGTCATCAGCGTCCCGGCGAGCAAGTCCTGGCTGACGATCCAGGGCGTCGGCGGCGCCGCGGATGTCGTCATCTACAACACCAGGGCTCACGGGATGCTCAACCCTGCGACCGGCGCGAAGTACGGCACCCAGGGCAGCGCCGTGGCCACCTTCAGGCCGCCCAACCTGACTGTCGAGAATCTCACGATCAGCAACACGTTCGACTCCGCGGCCCACCCGGAGATCGACCCGTACGAGACCCAGGCCGTCGCGATCGCCGCCATGGGTGACCGGCAGACATACAGCAACGTCAATATCTACGGCCGTCAGGACACCCTGTACGTCAAGGGGGAGACGCCCACCACCCAGGCCCGGCAGTACTTCGTCAACTGCTACATCAGGGGCACGGTGGACTTCGTCTTCGGTAACGCCACCGCGGTGATCGACCGGTCCAAACTCCAGATGATCAAGTGGCCCGGCGGCACGCTGCTGGCGCCGAGCACCGACTACAGGAAGAAGTACGGGATCCTCATCACCGACAGTGAGGTGATCACCACGGACGCGTCACCGAGGACGATGCACCTCGGCCGTCCGTGGCACAACACGCCGGATGCCTGGCCCCAGGCAGTGGTCCGTAACACCATGGTGTGGCCCCACGTCGACAGCCTGAACCCCTGGGTCGACATGATGCCCGACTACCCCTGGGAGTGGGCCCGCCTCAAGGAGTACAACAACTCCAGCTACGGAGCCGGCGTCGGTGCGAACGCGCCGAAGCTGACCGCCACCGAGGCCGCTGACTACACCGCCCAGAAGTACCTGGCCGGCACCGACGGCTGGAACCCGGTCCGGTGA
- a CDS encoding LuxR C-terminal-related transcriptional regulator has protein sequence MTIQISEAGNLPAALTTFVGRRRDLAEVRRRLGTTRLLTLTGMGGAGKTRLALEVAAASATDFADGVWLVDLAPVWDPSLVANAVASALGVPDLGTRPVIDQLATFLARRGPLIVLDNCEHLVDACAELAHALLSASFGLRVLATSRRALGIYGEHVFAIPPLEPDDAVELLRDRASAVRPEFQVTGGNRGQLLRLCDGLDWLPLAIELAASRLRSLTVNEAVNRLEDRFGLLASGSRVARPRQRTLRGLIDWSHELCTPAERLLWNRLSVFAGDFGLDAAEAVCGGDGIGRDQVLDLLDRLVVQSIVVPTEREGLPRYRLLETIREYGRERLAESGQEQQTLRRHHDFYLALAERIADVWYVPVRQENLTRLHAEHANLRAALVQGGDPQATLALAAALRFHWCEGGFLGEGRRWLDRALAAAPEPTPARARALWVAALVAVLQRDHARANRWLDEAAELGERLDYRVVCAYVQSLRGALALYGGRLEEAVSLLEVAAAVHMGTGEEIGAVYALILMATAQTHLGDPRATETCRQAVALAEAHDELLVRAHAQSVLGYDTWRRGDREEALALMRTALENAQGFNDYVRVALMLEKFAWITADDGRHKRAGQLLGAARVLWRVTDTDVSGFGPHMVDRHAQCEADIVRALGPAAYEKLLAEGGRRRPDEAIAYALRTESEPTVTTPAPNPLTPREQEVAALVAKGMSNQQIASALGRSPRTVHGHVENILAKLGFGSRARIASWWTANQAPTP, from the coding sequence TTGACCATCCAGATATCGGAGGCGGGGAATCTGCCCGCCGCCCTGACCACGTTTGTGGGCAGGCGCCGCGACCTCGCCGAAGTGCGCCGCCGTCTGGGGACCACGCGGCTGCTTACGCTCACCGGTATGGGCGGGGCGGGCAAGACACGGCTGGCGCTGGAGGTGGCCGCCGCGTCGGCGACGGATTTCGCCGACGGGGTGTGGCTGGTGGATCTGGCGCCGGTATGGGACCCGTCGTTGGTGGCGAACGCCGTGGCGTCCGCGCTGGGGGTGCCGGACCTGGGCACCCGACCGGTCATCGATCAGCTCGCCACCTTCCTGGCGCGCCGCGGTCCGCTGATCGTTCTGGACAACTGCGAGCACCTCGTCGACGCCTGCGCCGAGCTGGCACATGCGCTGCTGTCAGCGTCCTTTGGGCTGCGCGTTCTGGCGACGAGCCGCCGGGCGCTGGGAATCTACGGCGAGCACGTCTTCGCGATCCCTCCGCTGGAGCCGGATGACGCGGTGGAACTGCTGCGGGACCGGGCCTCCGCCGTGCGCCCGGAGTTCCAGGTAACCGGCGGTAACCGCGGCCAGCTCCTCCGGTTGTGCGATGGCCTGGACTGGTTGCCGCTGGCGATCGAGCTGGCCGCGTCCCGGTTGCGGAGCCTGACCGTCAACGAGGCGGTGAACCGGCTGGAGGACCGCTTCGGGCTGCTCGCGAGCGGCAGCCGGGTCGCCCGGCCGCGCCAGCGGACGCTACGCGGGTTGATCGACTGGAGCCACGAGCTGTGCACCCCCGCCGAGCGGCTGCTGTGGAACCGGCTGTCGGTCTTCGCCGGCGACTTCGGCCTGGACGCGGCCGAGGCCGTCTGCGGGGGCGACGGCATCGGCCGGGACCAGGTACTCGATCTCCTCGACCGGCTGGTCGTCCAGTCGATCGTCGTGCCTACCGAACGCGAGGGCCTGCCGCGCTACCGGCTGCTGGAGACCATCCGCGAGTACGGACGTGAGCGGCTCGCCGAGTCCGGCCAGGAGCAGCAGACGCTGCGACGGCACCACGATTTCTATCTGGCCCTCGCCGAGCGCATCGCCGACGTCTGGTACGTCCCCGTCCGGCAGGAGAACCTGACCCGGCTGCATGCCGAGCATGCCAATCTGCGCGCGGCGCTGGTCCAGGGCGGCGACCCGCAGGCCACCCTGGCGCTGGCCGCCGCGCTGCGCTTCCACTGGTGCGAGGGCGGATTCCTCGGTGAGGGACGCCGCTGGCTCGACCGGGCGCTCGCCGCCGCACCCGAGCCCACCCCGGCCCGGGCCAGGGCGCTGTGGGTCGCCGCCTTGGTGGCGGTGCTGCAGCGCGATCACGCCAGGGCGAACCGGTGGCTGGACGAGGCCGCGGAGCTGGGCGAGCGGCTGGACTACCGGGTGGTGTGCGCCTACGTCCAGAGCCTGCGTGGCGCGTTGGCGTTGTACGGCGGCCGGCTGGAGGAGGCCGTGTCCTTGTTGGAGGTAGCAGCGGCCGTCCATATGGGGACGGGCGAGGAAATCGGGGCGGTCTACGCGTTGATCCTGATGGCCACCGCGCAGACCCACCTCGGGGATCCGCGCGCTACGGAGACCTGCAGGCAGGCGGTCGCCCTCGCCGAGGCGCATGACGAGCTGTTGGTGCGCGCGCATGCGCAGAGTGTGCTCGGCTACGACACCTGGAGGCGCGGCGACCGCGAGGAGGCCTTGGCTCTGATGCGGACCGCACTGGAGAACGCGCAGGGCTTCAACGACTACGTCAGGGTCGCGCTGATGCTGGAGAAGTTTGCCTGGATCACCGCCGACGACGGCCGCCACAAGCGGGCGGGGCAGCTGCTGGGTGCCGCACGTGTCCTTTGGCGGGTCACCGACACCGACGTCTCCGGATTCGGACCGCACATGGTCGACCGGCACGCCCAGTGCGAGGCAGACATCGTGCGGGCCCTGGGCCCGGCGGCTTACGAGAAGCTCTTGGCGGAGGGTGGGCGCCGCCGCCCCGACGAGGCCATCGCCTACGCCCTGCGCACCGAATCCGAGCCGACCGTCACGACCCCCGCCCCGAACCCGCTGACCCCCCGGGAGCAGGAAGTGGCCGCGCTGGTGGCCAAGGGCATGAGCAACCAGCAGATCGCCTCCGCGCTGGGACGCTCCCCCCGCACGGTCCACGGCCACGTCGAGAACATCCTGGCCAAGCTCGGCTTCGGTTCCCGCGCCCGGATCGCGTCCTGGTGGACAGCCAACCAGGCACCCACCCCGTAG